One Desertibacillus haloalkaliphilus DNA window includes the following coding sequences:
- a CDS encoding flagellar brake protein, whose product MIAIGDTIFLDLKEDGKRFKCRLVDQIHDIFVIDIPINEKTNKPGFFYDGTQFVAWFIGSDQAVYSFDTEIRGRKKGNIPMLLLKNPGKENYLRIQRRNYVRVETSIDVAVHPFKHEFPPFVTTSLDLSGGGIAILLPKNHTVKAGTNIHCLLVLHMQSGDIHYIKTECRVIRIIEQHALRERASLQFINISDHDRQKAIRYCFERQLFLKHKKGL is encoded by the coding sequence TTGATCGCAATTGGAGATACGATTTTTCTTGATTTAAAAGAGGATGGAAAACGTTTTAAATGTCGGCTGGTGGATCAAATTCACGATATCTTTGTCATTGATATTCCAATCAATGAAAAGACAAATAAACCTGGTTTCTTTTATGATGGTACACAATTTGTCGCATGGTTTATCGGTAGCGATCAGGCCGTGTACTCATTTGACACTGAAATTCGAGGACGCAAAAAAGGGAATATTCCGATGTTGCTGCTAAAAAACCCAGGTAAAGAAAATTACCTTCGCATACAACGAAGAAATTATGTGCGAGTGGAGACGTCAATTGATGTCGCTGTTCACCCTTTCAAACATGAGTTTCCACCATTTGTAACGACATCACTTGATTTGAGTGGGGGTGGAATTGCAATACTATTGCCAAAGAACCACACGGTCAAGGCTGGTACGAACATTCATTGTTTGCTCGTTTTACACATGCAATCTGGGGACATTCATTATATTAAAACTGAGTGTAGGGTGATTCGAATTATTGAACAACACGCGTTACGAGAGCGTGCATCACTCCAATTCATAAATATTTCAGATCATGACCGACAAAAAGCTATCCGCTATTGTTTTGAACGCCAATTGTTTTTGAAGCATAAAAAGGGGCTTTAG
- the cmk gene encoding (d)CMP kinase, with amino-acid sequence MNQHINVAIDGPAGAGKSTVAKLVAKNLSYIYIDTGAMYRALTYCALDRDVDLEDESTLSDLLDKIDITLTASEGETNVLVNQKDVTNDIRTAEVTNAVSVVSSHKRVREEMVRRQQKLAQGGGTVLDGRDIGTHVLPDAEVKVFLTASVSERAKRRHQENLAKGYPSNLDQLMEEIKLRDERDSNREFAPLKKATDAVEIDSTSLTIDEVVDSILNLVKERN; translated from the coding sequence ATGAATCAACATATTAACGTAGCCATTGACGGACCTGCTGGTGCAGGTAAGAGTACAGTAGCGAAATTGGTGGCCAAAAATCTATCATATATTTACATTGATACAGGTGCTATGTATCGAGCACTAACTTATTGTGCTCTTGATCGCGATGTTGATCTAGAGGATGAATCAACTTTAAGTGACTTGCTTGATAAGATCGACATCACGCTAACTGCGAGTGAAGGTGAGACTAATGTTCTCGTTAATCAAAAGGATGTCACAAATGATATTCGCACCGCTGAAGTGACAAATGCTGTTTCAGTTGTCTCTAGTCATAAGCGAGTCCGTGAAGAGATGGTGCGCAGGCAACAAAAGCTCGCTCAAGGTGGTGGGACAGTACTTGATGGTAGGGATATTGGTACTCATGTGTTGCCGGATGCTGAGGTTAAGGTTTTTCTAACTGCTTCGGTAAGCGAACGAGCGAAGCGGCGTCATCAAGAGAACCTTGCTAAAGGGTATCCATCAAATTTAGATCAGCTAATGGAAGAAATTAAGCTTCGTGATGAGAGAGATTCAAACCGTGAGTTTGCTCCCTTGAAAAAGGCAACTGATGCAGTTGAGATAGATTCAACATCGTTGACGATTGATGAGGTTGTCGATTCCATTCTGAACTTGGTAAAAGAGAGGAATTAG
- a CDS encoding lysophospholipid acyltransferase family protein: MDLYTFGKNLFKSYFSVFYRIEVIGADNLPKDGGILLCSNHINNLDPPLVGACAPRRVHFMAKAELFNVPLLKHALPRVGAFPVKRGMSDKQALRSGLSILKENKVLGLFPEGTRSKNGELGKGLAGAGFFALRTDAYIVPCAIIGPYKLFNKVKIIYGEPIDFTEFREQKKSVEEATEYIMNSIKSLIDQHSND; encoded by the coding sequence ATGGATCTATATACATTTGGAAAGAACCTTTTTAAATCATATTTTTCGGTTTTTTACCGTATTGAAGTTATTGGAGCTGACAACCTTCCAAAAGACGGCGGCATTTTGTTGTGTTCAAACCATATCAACAATTTGGACCCGCCACTAGTTGGCGCATGTGCCCCTCGTCGTGTACATTTTATGGCAAAGGCGGAGTTGTTTAATGTACCATTATTAAAACATGCGCTTCCTAGAGTAGGGGCTTTTCCGGTAAAAAGAGGGATGAGTGATAAACAAGCACTAAGGTCGGGATTATCCATCTTGAAAGAAAATAAAGTGCTTGGTTTATTTCCAGAAGGAACGAGGAGCAAAAACGGAGAATTAGGAAAAGGATTAGCTGGTGCTGGATTTTTTGCATTAAGAACAGATGCTTATATTGTTCCTTGTGCAATTATTGGTCCGTATAAACTTTTTAATAAAGTGAAGATCATTTATGGAGAACCAATTGATTTTACGGAGTTCCGTGAGCAAAAGAAATCAGTCGAAGAAGCAACAGAATATATTATGAACTCGATAAAATCATTAATTGATCAGCATTCAAACGATTAA
- the rpsA gene encoding 30S ribosomal protein S1, with translation MVEEMNNEMAEMNSFTVGEVVTGKVTKVEDKQAFVDVGFKVDGIVPISELSSLHVEKVSDVISEGDELELKVTKVDDDELILSKRAVQAEKAWQELEQKFESGEVIEAEVADVVKGGLVVDLGVRGFIPASLVERHYVEDFSDYKGRQLRLKVVEIEPENNKLILSQRAVLDDEAEAEKSKVLQTLSEGDVIDGTVQRLTDFGAFVDVGGVDGLVHISQLAHHRVETPSEVVNEGDQVKVKVLSVDPENERVSLSIKDTLPGPWETIEGDIKAGDVIKGTVRRLVSFGAFIEVAPGVEGLVHISQIANRHIGTPGEVLSEGETVEVKVLDINIAEKRISLSIRELHEEEQGGDSGQQQEFKTNDNDDHSGFSLGDMIGDQLKKYKS, from the coding sequence ATGGTTGAAGAAATGAATAACGAAATGGCAGAAATGAATTCCTTTACTGTCGGGGAAGTTGTAACAGGGAAGGTTACAAAAGTTGAAGATAAACAAGCTTTTGTTGATGTTGGTTTTAAAGTTGATGGGATTGTTCCAATTAGTGAACTTTCAAGTTTACATGTAGAAAAAGTAAGTGATGTTATTTCTGAAGGAGATGAGCTTGAACTTAAAGTGACCAAAGTTGATGACGATGAATTAATCTTATCAAAACGTGCCGTTCAAGCAGAGAAAGCATGGCAAGAGTTAGAACAAAAATTCGAATCTGGTGAAGTGATTGAAGCAGAAGTAGCCGATGTTGTCAAAGGTGGTTTAGTTGTAGACCTAGGTGTACGCGGCTTTATCCCTGCATCTCTCGTTGAGCGTCACTACGTCGAAGACTTTTCAGATTATAAAGGGCGTCAGCTGCGTCTGAAAGTCGTTGAGATCGAGCCTGAAAATAACAAACTGATTTTATCACAACGAGCAGTGCTTGATGATGAAGCAGAGGCAGAAAAATCAAAAGTTCTCCAAACATTATCTGAAGGAGATGTTATTGATGGAACTGTTCAACGCTTAACCGATTTCGGTGCATTTGTCGATGTTGGCGGGGTAGATGGCCTTGTACATATTTCACAACTTGCACATCATCGTGTAGAAACTCCTTCTGAGGTAGTCAATGAAGGTGATCAAGTAAAAGTGAAAGTGTTGTCTGTTGATCCAGAAAATGAACGTGTATCTCTATCGATTAAGGATACGCTTCCAGGACCATGGGAAACGATTGAAGGAGATATTAAAGCTGGTGATGTCATTAAGGGGACAGTGCGCCGTCTTGTCTCATTTGGAGCTTTTATTGAAGTAGCTCCTGGTGTCGAAGGGCTCGTCCATATTTCACAGATTGCCAACCGTCACATCGGAACACCGGGTGAAGTTTTATCAGAAGGTGAAACCGTTGAAGTTAAGGTTTTAGATATCAATATTGCAGAAAAGAGAATTTCACTTAGCATCCGTGAGCTTCATGAAGAAGAACAGGGTGGCGATTCTGGGCAACAACAAGAATTTAAAACAAATGATAATGACGATCATAGTGGCTTCTCACTTGGAGATATGATTGGCGATCAACTAAAAAAATATAAGTCATAG
- the fni gene encoding type 2 isopentenyl-diphosphate Delta-isomerase, with translation MSRAERKIDHIKHAIATGQDRSHGFEDIQFVHQSLPNSSVDEIKLATKIGELPLSSPIFINAMTGGGGAKTLEINQQLATVASECKLGIAVGSQMAALRETEQKKSYEIIRKVNPNGVVIGNLGSEATLDQAKRAVDMLEANGLQIHLNTIQELVMPEGDRSFIGALNRIENIKTHLDVPVVVKEVGFGMSKETAKRLADVGVTTVDVGGVGGTNFAKIENNRRDRMLDYFNHWGITTTASICEVKRTYPHLSVIGSGGIQSALEVAKAVALGASAVGIAGHFLKILMEQGIDDLLIAVKELEAHLRFIMTALGAQTIQDLQHVPLVLKGETHHWLEQRGVDTTTYSTRS, from the coding sequence TTGAGTAGAGCTGAAAGAAAAATTGACCATATTAAGCACGCTATAGCTACCGGTCAAGACCGCTCGCACGGGTTTGAAGATATTCAGTTCGTTCATCAAAGCTTGCCTAACAGTTCAGTAGATGAAATTAAATTAGCAACTAAAATCGGCGAACTTCCTTTGAGTTCGCCGATTTTTATCAATGCGATGACTGGTGGCGGCGGAGCGAAAACGCTTGAGATTAATCAGCAATTAGCAACAGTGGCTTCTGAATGTAAGCTAGGAATTGCAGTTGGTTCACAGATGGCGGCCCTGCGAGAAACAGAACAAAAGAAATCATATGAAATTATTCGAAAGGTAAATCCTAATGGGGTTGTTATCGGTAACCTTGGGAGCGAAGCGACGCTAGATCAAGCGAAGCGTGCGGTGGATATGTTAGAAGCGAATGGTCTGCAAATCCACTTAAACACCATTCAAGAGTTAGTTATGCCTGAAGGTGATCGTAGTTTTATTGGGGCCTTAAATAGGATTGAAAATATCAAAACACACTTAGACGTTCCTGTGGTTGTAAAAGAGGTCGGTTTCGGGATGAGTAAGGAAACGGCTAAACGATTAGCGGATGTCGGTGTGACAACTGTTGATGTCGGCGGGGTTGGTGGCACAAATTTTGCTAAAATCGAAAATAACCGCCGTGATCGTATGCTCGATTATTTTAATCATTGGGGGATTACAACCACGGCTTCTATCTGCGAAGTAAAAAGGACTTATCCTCATCTTTCGGTTATTGGCTCCGGTGGCATTCAGAGTGCGTTAGAAGTAGCTAAAGCTGTTGCTTTAGGAGCTAGTGCTGTCGGGATTGCTGGGCATTTCCTGAAAATCCTGATGGAGCAGGGGATTGATGATTTACTTATTGCTGTTAAAGAGTTAGAAGCACACTTACGATTTATTATGACAGCATTAGGGGCACAGACCATTCAAGATCTACAACATGTTCCGCTCGTTTTAAAAGGTGAGACGCACCATTGGCTTGAGCAACGTGGGGTTGATACAACTACATATAGCACAAGGTCTTAA
- a CDS encoding YphA family membrane protein, which translates to MDGIYFYWFSWLGWIYASFIMEKTRFRIGVSAFILILIISSIFTLPFLDFVIHVSFILVAMVAYSGFLKQSRLTLMYSCCVCLIVTLVYSCFMLFEIYDPVFVLFHRSWMQAIIMACIILILVSQPLLRFYTLAVGFIQGEVVVALFFKRVWTDYPIGGLGFLDVLAIACMLLFTWHLLEVVLTKCNDYLKEHVDKPMDL; encoded by the coding sequence GTGGATGGAATTTATTTTTACTGGTTTTCTTGGCTAGGTTGGATTTATGCGTCTTTTATAATGGAAAAAACAAGATTCAGAATAGGAGTTAGTGCATTTATCCTTATACTGATTATAAGCTCAATTTTTACGTTGCCATTTTTGGATTTTGTGATTCATGTATCTTTCATTTTAGTTGCCATGGTTGCTTATAGCGGTTTTCTTAAACAGAGCCGGTTAACGCTTATGTATTCATGTTGCGTTTGCCTAATTGTAACGCTAGTATACAGTTGTTTTATGTTATTTGAAATTTATGATCCAGTATTTGTGCTTTTTCATCGTAGTTGGATGCAAGCGATCATCATGGCTTGTATCATCTTAATTCTTGTTTCTCAACCGTTGTTAAGATTTTATACGTTAGCTGTTGGGTTTATTCAAGGAGAAGTGGTGGTTGCTCTTTTTTTTAAACGAGTATGGACTGATTATCCAATTGGTGGTTTAGGGTTTTTGGATGTGTTGGCGATAGCATGCATGTTGTTATTTACTTGGCATTTGCTCGAGGTTGTGCTAACGAAATGTAACGATTATTTAAAAGAACATGTAGACAAACCGATGGACCTTTAA
- the der gene encoding ribosome biogenesis GTPase Der — protein MPKPVLAIVGRPNVGKSTIFNRIVGERVAIVEDLPGVTRDRIYSSGEWLNREFNLIDTGGIEIGDEPFLEQMREQAELAIKEADVIVFIVNGREGVTSADEEVAKILFRSKKPIVLGVNKIDNPDMQEQLYEFYSLGMGDPIGVSGAHGIGLGDLLDEVVSHFPNEEEDDYDQDTIRISLIGRPNVGKSSLVNAMLGEERVIVSNIPGTTRDAIDTPFTKDGQEYVLIDTAGMRKRGKVYESTEKYSVLRALKAIERSDVVLVVINAEEGIIEQDKKIAGYAHEAGRAVVIVVNKWDTLEKDDKTMQKFEQKIRDHFLFLSYAPILFVSAKTKQRLQHVLPKVEQVSENHNLRVPTNVLNDLVMDAVAMNPTPTDKGRRLKINYVTQVAVSPPTFVFFVNDPELMHFSYERFLENRLRDTFEFEGTPIKIIARKKNE, from the coding sequence ATGCCAAAACCAGTATTAGCGATCGTTGGCCGACCAAATGTCGGCAAATCAACGATCTTTAACAGAATCGTTGGAGAGCGCGTGGCAATCGTAGAAGATCTCCCTGGTGTAACGAGAGATCGTATCTACAGTTCAGGGGAATGGTTAAATAGAGAATTTAACTTGATTGACACCGGTGGAATTGAAATCGGAGATGAACCATTTTTGGAACAAATGAGAGAGCAAGCAGAACTGGCGATTAAAGAGGCGGATGTGATCGTCTTCATCGTTAACGGAAGAGAAGGAGTTACAAGCGCTGATGAGGAAGTTGCGAAAATTTTATTCCGCTCCAAAAAGCCGATTGTGCTCGGGGTTAATAAAATTGATAACCCGGATATGCAAGAGCAACTGTATGAGTTTTATTCATTAGGAATGGGAGATCCGATAGGGGTGTCGGGTGCTCACGGTATCGGTCTTGGGGATTTGTTAGACGAAGTCGTTAGCCATTTTCCAAATGAAGAGGAGGATGACTATGATCAAGATACAATTAGAATTTCTTTAATTGGGCGTCCGAACGTTGGAAAGTCATCACTTGTCAATGCGATGTTAGGTGAGGAACGTGTTATTGTAAGTAATATTCCAGGTACAACCCGTGATGCCATCGATACTCCTTTTACGAAAGATGGTCAAGAGTATGTGCTCATTGATACAGCAGGTATGAGAAAAAGAGGGAAAGTATACGAAAGTACAGAAAAATATAGTGTTCTTCGGGCATTAAAAGCAATTGAACGTTCTGATGTCGTCCTCGTTGTCATTAACGCAGAAGAAGGGATTATCGAGCAAGATAAAAAAATTGCAGGCTATGCGCATGAAGCAGGACGAGCAGTGGTCATTGTTGTCAATAAGTGGGACACGCTAGAAAAAGACGATAAGACGATGCAAAAGTTTGAGCAGAAGATCCGCGATCATTTCTTATTTTTAAGCTATGCACCAATTTTGTTCGTGTCTGCAAAAACAAAACAACGTTTACAGCATGTCCTACCTAAAGTCGAACAAGTGTCAGAAAATCATAATTTACGTGTGCCGACGAATGTGTTAAATGACCTTGTTATGGATGCTGTAGCGATGAATCCAACGCCAACAGATAAAGGACGTCGTTTGAAAATTAATTATGTGACACAAGTCGCTGTTTCACCGCCGACGTTTGTGTTTTTTGTTAATGATCCCGAACTTATGCACTTCTCTTATGAACGGTTTTTAGAAAATCGTCTTCGAGATACGTTTGAGTTTGAAGGTACACCTATTAAAATTATTGCTCGAAAGAAAAATGAATAA
- the plsY gene encoding glycerol-3-phosphate 1-O-acyltransferase PlsY, whose product MELILSVILAYLLGSISFSYLIAKKIKKVDIRKHGSGNAGATNTLRVLGVGPAIAVLALDVIKGIVSVAIAGALAGPGWVPVLAGLAAILGHNWPIYYGFRGGKGVATTIGVLASLVFFPALFAGIIAIASIFITRMVSLGSLLFVIGTPVFTIVFLTYYGYPIAYFYLACIVAVLSVWRHRSNIVRLLKGTESRIGKTGSNS is encoded by the coding sequence ATGGAATTAATTCTTTCGGTTATACTTGCGTATCTCCTTGGTTCAATCAGCTTCAGTTACTTAATCGCTAAGAAAATTAAGAAAGTCGATATTCGTAAACACGGTAGTGGTAATGCCGGTGCAACAAACACATTGCGGGTTCTTGGGGTTGGTCCTGCTATAGCAGTACTTGCGCTTGATGTGATAAAAGGAATCGTTTCGGTTGCGATTGCTGGTGCGCTTGCAGGGCCTGGTTGGGTACCTGTTCTCGCTGGGTTGGCTGCAATATTGGGTCACAATTGGCCGATATACTACGGCTTTCGTGGTGGCAAAGGAGTTGCAACGACGATTGGTGTTTTGGCTAGTTTAGTCTTTTTTCCGGCACTTTTTGCTGGGATTATTGCGATTGCGAGTATTTTTATCACCCGTATGGTATCGCTTGGATCATTGCTCTTTGTCATTGGTACACCGGTATTCACGATCGTGTTTTTGACCTATTATGGGTACCCGATAGCCTACTTTTATTTGGCTTGTATCGTTGCAGTCCTCTCCGTATGGAGACACCGTTCAAATATTGTACGGTTACTTAAGGGTACCGAAAGCCGAATTGGTAAAACGGGATCGAATTCATAA
- a CDS encoding NAD(P)H-dependent glycerol-3-phosphate dehydrogenase: MANIAVIGAGSWGTALALVLADNGHHVKLWGRSEDQIKELNKDRTNHKYLPNVSLPTNIKGYTELSDSVKDTEAILFVVPTKAIREVAAEIKSYLDTPVTIVHASKGIEPDSSKRVSEMIEEEIPKQFRKSVCVLSGPSHAEEVALREPTTVTVSSVEEDEAKYVQDLFMNQHFRVYTNPDLIGVEIGGALKNIIALGIGLTNGLGYGDNAKAALMTRGLAEIARLGIHLGANPLTFAGLSGLGDLIVTCTSVHSRNWRAGQLLGQGKSLDEVLESMGMVVEGIRTTKAAYHLASTENVDMPITSAIYGVLFENKRPADAAEELMGRVKKHEVEDLTSIVNGTLSDKQS, translated from the coding sequence ATGGCTAACATTGCAGTGATAGGTGCAGGTAGTTGGGGAACTGCACTTGCGTTAGTATTGGCAGATAATGGTCACCACGTCAAACTGTGGGGCCGAAGTGAAGACCAAATTAAAGAACTAAATAAGGACCGCACAAATCATAAATACTTACCTAACGTCTCATTACCGACGAATATTAAAGGTTATACAGAATTAAGCGATTCTGTCAAAGACACAGAAGCGATTCTTTTTGTCGTACCGACAAAGGCGATTCGGGAGGTTGCAGCAGAAATTAAGAGCTACTTGGATACACCAGTGACGATTGTTCACGCAAGCAAAGGGATTGAGCCTGACTCATCCAAACGAGTTTCTGAGATGATTGAAGAGGAAATTCCAAAGCAATTTCGAAAATCTGTATGTGTATTATCAGGACCGAGTCATGCTGAAGAGGTTGCCTTACGTGAACCTACGACTGTAACGGTTTCTTCGGTAGAGGAAGATGAGGCGAAGTATGTCCAAGACTTATTTATGAATCAACATTTTCGAGTCTATACGAATCCTGATTTGATTGGTGTAGAAATAGGTGGAGCACTTAAGAATATAATTGCCTTAGGTATTGGTTTGACCAATGGTTTAGGTTATGGCGATAATGCAAAAGCAGCCTTAATGACAAGAGGGTTAGCAGAGATTGCTCGGTTAGGGATCCATTTAGGTGCCAACCCATTAACGTTTGCTGGTTTATCTGGCCTAGGTGATTTAATCGTCACTTGTACGAGTGTCCATAGCCGTAATTGGCGAGCGGGGCAATTATTAGGACAAGGAAAGAGTCTAGATGAGGTATTAGAAAGTATGGGGATGGTTGTTGAAGGGATTCGAACAACGAAGGCAGCCTATCACCTAGCGTCTACTGAAAACGTTGACATGCCGATTACAAGTGCGATTTATGGTGTGTTATTTGAAAATAAACGCCCAGCAGATGCTGCTGAGGAATTAATGGGTCGAGTGAAAAAGCATGAGGTTGAGGACCTTACATCGATAGTCAATGGAACTTTGAGCGATAAGCAATCATAG
- a CDS encoding stage VI sporulation protein F, whose translation MQNNLFNELEKKTNVKQEDLFTLANSVSNADLTDENTVRQLIAQVSQLANVPVSKEKEEQLIDAIIHNEVPLDFGTLAKMFAEK comes from the coding sequence TTGCAGAATAATCTTTTTAATGAGCTTGAAAAGAAAACAAATGTGAAACAAGAAGATTTATTTACATTAGCAAATTCAGTTAGCAATGCAGATTTAACGGATGAAAACACAGTTAGGCAATTAATCGCACAAGTATCACAGCTAGCGAATGTCCCCGTTTCAAAAGAAAAAGAAGAACAATTAATTGACGCAATTATTCATAATGAAGTTCCATTAGATTTTGGTACGTTGGCCAAAATGTTTGCCGAAAAATAG
- a CDS encoding DUF2768 domain-containing protein — MSQAMLNMWISFGAMFLMFVSVVTAIFSREKLNGILQMVVLSFSFVCLVISGLIVVIIVLGGPTATAG; from the coding sequence ATGTCGCAAGCAATGCTGAATATGTGGATTTCTTTTGGCGCGATGTTTTTAATGTTTGTATCTGTTGTCACAGCGATTTTTAGTAGAGAGAAGCTCAATGGAATTCTACAAATGGTCGTTTTATCCTTTTCGTTTGTTTGTTTAGTCATTTCCGGGCTGATTGTTGTGATTATCGTTTTAGGTGGGCCAACAGCTACGGCAGGATAA
- the spoIVA gene encoding stage IV sporulation protein A: MEKVDIFKDIAERTGGDIYLGVVGSVRTGKSTFIKKFMELVVIPNIENESEKARAQDELPQSAAGKTIMTTEPKFVPNQAVSLHVDEGLDVNIRLVDCVGYAVPGAKGYEDENGPRMINTPWYEEPIPFQEAAEIGTRKVIQEHSTLGVVITTDGSIGEIPRSDYLESEERVVEELKEVGKPFIMIVNSVRPHHPDTDELRQELAEQHDIPVLAMNIESMSDQDINNVLREVLFEFPVHEVNVNLPSWVMVLREDHWLRQSYEESVRETVKDIKRLRDVNRVVGHFGDYEFIEHAGLAGIEMGQGVAEIDLYAPDDLYDQILKEVVGVEIRGKDHLLQLMQDFAYAKAEFDQVADALKMVKQTGYGIAAPALTDMSLDEPEIIRQGSRFGVRLKAVAPSIHMIKVDVESEFAPIIGTEKQSEELVRYLMQDFEENPLSIWNSDIFGRSLNSIVREGISAKLSLMPENARYKLKETLERIINEGSGGLIAIIL, translated from the coding sequence GTGGAGAAAGTTGATATCTTTAAGGATATCGCGGAACGCACTGGCGGTGATATTTATTTAGGAGTAGTGGGATCCGTTCGTACAGGTAAATCGACTTTTATTAAAAAGTTTATGGAACTAGTTGTCATTCCTAATATCGAAAACGAATCAGAAAAAGCAAGAGCTCAAGATGAATTGCCACAAAGTGCAGCTGGTAAAACAATTATGACTACGGAGCCGAAGTTTGTTCCAAATCAAGCGGTTTCACTTCATGTTGATGAGGGGCTAGATGTCAACATTCGTCTTGTCGATTGTGTTGGTTATGCGGTTCCTGGAGCAAAAGGTTACGAAGATGAAAATGGCCCAAGAATGATTAATACACCATGGTATGAAGAGCCAATTCCGTTTCAGGAAGCAGCGGAAATAGGAACAAGGAAAGTCATTCAAGAACATTCGACCTTAGGTGTTGTGATTACAACAGACGGATCGATCGGTGAAATTCCAAGATCAGATTATTTAGAATCTGAAGAGCGCGTCGTTGAGGAGCTAAAAGAAGTAGGGAAACCGTTTATTATGATTGTCAACAGTGTTCGTCCGCACCACCCTGATACGGATGAATTAAGACAGGAGTTAGCGGAACAGCATGATATTCCTGTGTTGGCGATGAACATAGAGAGCATGAGTGACCAAGACATCAACAACGTCTTACGTGAGGTACTATTTGAGTTCCCAGTCCATGAAGTCAATGTAAATTTACCAAGCTGGGTGATGGTTTTACGAGAGGATCACTGGCTAAGACAAAGCTATGAAGAATCTGTTCGTGAAACGGTCAAAGACATTAAGCGTTTGCGTGATGTGAACCGAGTCGTAGGGCACTTTGGTGATTATGAGTTTATCGAACATGCGGGCCTTGCTGGTATCGAAATGGGGCAAGGGGTAGCTGAAATTGACCTTTATGCACCAGATGATTTATATGATCAAATTTTAAAAGAGGTCGTCGGTGTTGAGATACGTGGAAAAGACCATTTACTTCAATTAATGCAGGATTTTGCTTATGCAAAAGCAGAGTTTGATCAAGTCGCAGATGCGCTCAAAATGGTAAAGCAAACAGGCTATGGGATTGCAGCGCCTGCGTTAACGGATATGAGCTTAGATGAGCCAGAAATCATCCGTCAAGGATCAAGGTTTGGGGTTCGGTTAAAAGCGGTTGCACCTTCGATTCATATGATTAAAGTTGATGTTGAATCAGAATTTGCGCCGATTATCGGTACAGAAAAGCAAAGTGAAGAGCTTGTTCGTTATCTAATGCAAGACTTTGAAGAGAACCCATTGTCGATTTGGAACTCAGATATCTTTGGGCGTTCCCTCAATTCGATCGTTCGAGAAGGGATCTCAGCTAAATTATCTTTAATGCCGGAAAATGCAAGGTACAAACTAAAAGAAACATTAGAACGAATTATTAATGAAGGTTCTGGAGGTCTTATCGCTATCATATTATAA
- a CDS encoding HU family DNA-binding protein, whose product MNKTDLINAVADAADLSKKDATDAVDAVFDSITESLQAGDKVQLIGFGNFEVRERSARKGRNPQTGEEIEIAATKVPAFKAGKALKDAVK is encoded by the coding sequence ATGAACAAGACGGATTTGATTAATGCTGTGGCAGATGCAGCCGACTTATCAAAGAAAGATGCAACAGACGCAGTAGATGCGGTATTTGATAGTATTACTGAGTCTTTACAAGCAGGGGACAAAGTCCAGCTCATTGGCTTTGGAAACTTTGAAGTACGTGAACGATCTGCAAGAAAAGGCCGTAACCCTCAAACAGGTGAAGAGATTGAGATTGCTGCCACGAAAGTACCTGCATTCAAAGCAGGAAAAGCACTTAAAGATGCTGTAAAATAA